The following are from one region of the Arthrobacter sp. TMP15 genome:
- the glpK gene encoding glycerol kinase GlpK translates to MSQYVIAIDQGTTSSRAIVFDHDGNIVSTGQLEHEQIFPKAGWVEHNATEIWNNIREVIGTALAQANLTRHDIVGVGITNQRETAVVWDKNTGIPVYNAIVWQDTRTQPIVDELAADGGVERFKSKVGLPLATYFSGTKIKWILDNVEGARAKAEAGDLLFGNTDSWVTWNLTGGIDGGVHITDVTNASRTLFMDLETLQWDEEILEIFGVPKSMMPAIKSSSEVYGHVHGSQLLREVPVAGILGDQQAATFGQAAFKTGEAKNTYGTGCFLIFNTGEEIVHSKNGLLTTLGYKLGDAAPHYALEGSIAVTGSLIQWLRDNIGMIKSAPEVEELAAAVEDNGGVYIVPAFSGLFAPYWRSDARGAIVGLTRFVNKNHIARAALEATAFQTREVLDAVNADSGVDLTELKVDGGMVANDALMQFQADILGVPVIRPKVTETTALGAAYAAGLAVGFWKDLGELSSNWSEDKRWEPNMESSERDRQMRLWKKAVTKSMDWVDEDVK, encoded by the coding sequence ATGTCTCAGTATGTAATTGCCATTGATCAAGGAACTACCAGCAGCCGTGCCATTGTGTTTGACCACGACGGGAACATTGTTTCCACGGGCCAGCTTGAACACGAGCAGATTTTCCCCAAGGCCGGCTGGGTTGAGCACAACGCGACAGAGATCTGGAACAATATTCGCGAAGTGATTGGTACTGCGTTGGCACAAGCCAACTTGACCCGTCACGACATTGTCGGAGTTGGCATCACCAACCAGCGTGAAACCGCGGTTGTTTGGGACAAGAACACTGGCATTCCCGTATACAACGCCATCGTGTGGCAGGACACCCGCACCCAGCCGATCGTTGATGAACTGGCTGCCGACGGTGGCGTTGAGCGTTTCAAGTCCAAGGTTGGCTTGCCACTGGCTACCTACTTCTCAGGTACCAAGATCAAGTGGATCCTTGACAACGTTGAGGGTGCCCGCGCCAAGGCAGAAGCTGGGGATCTCCTCTTCGGCAACACCGATAGCTGGGTCACGTGGAACCTGACCGGTGGCATTGATGGGGGTGTGCACATCACCGATGTCACCAATGCATCACGCACACTGTTCATGGATCTGGAAACGCTGCAGTGGGACGAAGAGATTCTCGAGATCTTTGGTGTTCCGAAGTCAATGATGCCTGCCATCAAGTCATCCTCTGAGGTTTATGGCCACGTCCACGGCAGCCAGCTGCTGCGCGAAGTTCCCGTAGCCGGCATCCTTGGCGATCAGCAGGCTGCCACCTTCGGTCAGGCGGCGTTCAAGACTGGTGAAGCCAAGAACACTTATGGCACGGGTTGCTTCCTGATCTTCAACACGGGCGAGGAAATTGTCCACTCGAAGAACGGCCTGCTCACCACGCTTGGCTACAAGCTTGGCGATGCTGCCCCGCACTACGCACTTGAAGGTTCAATCGCCGTCACCGGGTCCCTGATCCAGTGGTTGCGTGACAACATCGGGATGATAAAGTCTGCACCTGAAGTTGAGGAGTTGGCTGCGGCAGTAGAGGACAACGGTGGCGTTTACATTGTCCCCGCGTTCTCCGGTCTGTTTGCACCGTACTGGCGTTCAGATGCTCGCGGCGCCATTGTTGGCCTCACCCGCTTTGTGAACAAAAACCATATTGCCCGGGCTGCGCTGGAAGCAACAGCATTCCAGACGCGCGAAGTACTTGATGCCGTCAATGCTGACTCTGGTGTTGACCTGACTGAGTTGAAGGTCGACGGCGGAATGGTCGCCAACGACGCGCTCATGCAGTTCCAGGCTGATATTCTCGGCGTTCCGGTGATCCGTCCCAAGGTCACCGAGACCACGGCTCTGGGTGCTGCCTATGCAGCTGGCCTGGCTGTTGGTTTCTGGAAAGACCTCGGCGAGCTGTCCTCGAACTGGTCTGAAGATAAGCGTTGGGAGCCGAACATGGAATCATCTGAGCGTGACCGTCAGATGCGTCTCTGGAAGAAGGCTGTCACCAAGTCCATGGACTGGGTTGACGAAGACGTGAAG
- a CDS encoding MIP/aquaporin family protein — protein MSLGIVFASEVMGTMMLTLLGCGVVANVALKGTKGNSGGFLLVNWGWGLAVFAGVFVAAKSGAHLNPAVTIGLLANGKAEYAPDVAVTFASTMTYFGGEMVGAIIGAVFCYIAYKQHFDSEPDAATKLGVFSTGPAIRSYGWNVATEVIGTFVLVFVILHFSNGPAELGALPVALLVVGIGASLGGPTGYAINPARDLGPRIAHALLPIKGKGSSDWSYAWVPVVGPMIGGALGGGVAAALPLVVG, from the coding sequence ATGTCTCTTGGAATAGTGTTCGCGTCCGAAGTGATGGGAACCATGATGCTCACCCTGTTGGGTTGCGGTGTCGTTGCAAACGTTGCACTGAAAGGAACCAAGGGTAATTCCGGCGGTTTTCTTCTCGTCAACTGGGGCTGGGGCTTGGCCGTGTTCGCAGGTGTATTTGTTGCCGCGAAGTCAGGCGCCCACCTCAACCCGGCAGTCACGATTGGTCTCCTGGCCAACGGCAAAGCCGAGTACGCCCCGGATGTGGCAGTAACGTTCGCATCTACCATGACCTACTTCGGTGGCGAAATGGTTGGTGCCATTATCGGTGCGGTGTTCTGCTACATCGCCTACAAGCAGCACTTCGATAGCGAACCGGATGCAGCCACCAAACTGGGCGTATTCTCCACAGGTCCTGCCATCCGCAGCTACGGCTGGAACGTTGCCACTGAAGTCATCGGTACCTTCGTTCTTGTATTTGTTATCCTTCACTTCTCAAATGGCCCAGCCGAACTTGGCGCGTTGCCGGTGGCCTTGCTGGTTGTTGGAATCGGTGCTTCACTCGGTGGACCTACCGGTTACGCCATCAACCCTGCTCGTGACCTTGGCCCGCGTATTGCCCACGCATTGCTGCCCATCAAGGGCAAGGGCTCAAGTGACTGGAGCTACGCCTGGGTACCGGTTGTAGGACCGATGATTGGCGGAGCTTTGGGTGGCGGTGTGGCAGCAGCGCTGCCGCTGGTAGTGGGCTAA
- a CDS encoding glycerol-3-phosphate dehydrogenase/oxidase: protein MSIVGSSGKNQESQDQHPVVRAEVEALKKRPHAQVLIIGGGINGVGTFRDLALQGIDVALVERGDFCQGASGASSHMIHGGIRYLENGEFRLVKESVEERNGLLKIAPHYVKPLQTTIPIFSTFSGILSAPIRFLTHKQGKPQERGAFLIKAGLTLYDAFSRDGGTVPRHEFKGRKKALAELPQLPANLKYAATYYDASVHNPERLTLDVLQDGEKAGTAADGTEHARASNYVGVTAVNDKGVEVTDQLTGETFTFTADVIVNTTGAWVDMTNSAMGNASRFMGGTKGSHIVLDHPGLLAACNGREIFFEHTDGRIVLIYPMGDRVLVGTTDVDADMTKDAVCTETEIDYFFDLIGHVFPRVLVTRDDIVYSFSGVRPLPRHDETAPGFVSRDYRIERAERTIGGSSVPVLSLVGGKWTTFRALSEHMANDVLAILGTARKTSTAKLPIGGGVNFPATSEGVEAWIASHTSGSVDVARSGVLLTRYGTRAEEVLAFLNDGEDTVFDSTDELSDREVLFMVENEQIGHLIDVMIRRTSLAFRGLVTSELLAETAAALAKPLGWNKEKVAQEIDHAIDVLARFHGVQVESLIA from the coding sequence ATGAGTATCGTCGGCAGCAGTGGCAAGAATCAAGAATCCCAGGACCAGCACCCCGTAGTTCGTGCAGAAGTGGAGGCGCTGAAGAAGCGCCCGCACGCTCAGGTTTTGATCATTGGCGGCGGCATCAATGGTGTTGGCACGTTCCGTGATTTGGCACTGCAAGGTATTGATGTTGCGCTCGTTGAACGGGGAGACTTCTGCCAAGGAGCCTCCGGCGCCTCTTCCCATATGATCCACGGCGGTATCCGTTACCTTGAAAATGGTGAATTCCGTCTTGTGAAGGAATCTGTCGAAGAGCGCAACGGGTTGCTGAAGATCGCACCGCATTACGTTAAGCCGTTGCAGACAACCATCCCCATCTTCAGCACCTTCTCAGGGATTCTAAGCGCCCCCATTCGCTTCCTAACTCACAAGCAGGGCAAGCCTCAGGAGCGTGGAGCCTTCCTAATCAAGGCGGGCCTAACACTTTATGACGCGTTCTCTCGCGACGGTGGGACCGTCCCTCGGCACGAATTCAAGGGCCGGAAGAAGGCTCTTGCCGAGCTTCCCCAGCTGCCGGCGAACCTGAAGTACGCAGCAACTTACTACGACGCGTCTGTGCACAACCCGGAACGACTCACCCTTGACGTCCTGCAAGACGGGGAGAAGGCCGGAACGGCAGCGGACGGTACCGAGCACGCCCGTGCCAGCAACTACGTTGGTGTCACTGCAGTTAATGACAAGGGTGTGGAAGTTACCGATCAGCTGACAGGTGAGACGTTTACGTTCACAGCTGACGTCATTGTCAACACCACTGGTGCTTGGGTTGATATGACCAACAGCGCCATGGGCAACGCCTCTCGTTTCATGGGCGGTACTAAAGGCTCGCACATTGTGCTGGACCACCCGGGTCTGCTGGCCGCCTGCAACGGACGTGAAATATTCTTTGAGCACACTGATGGCCGCATAGTTCTGATCTACCCCATGGGTGACCGAGTTCTCGTGGGGACAACAGATGTTGATGCGGATATGACCAAGGATGCTGTCTGCACAGAAACTGAAATCGATTACTTCTTCGACCTGATTGGCCATGTCTTCCCCAGGGTCCTGGTGACCCGCGATGACATCGTCTATAGCTTCTCGGGTGTTCGCCCACTACCTCGCCACGATGAAACAGCGCCGGGCTTCGTGTCCCGCGACTACCGCATTGAGCGAGCAGAGCGCACCATTGGCGGTTCATCGGTGCCCGTCTTGAGCCTGGTTGGCGGTAAGTGGACAACCTTCCGTGCCCTGTCCGAGCACATGGCCAATGACGTACTGGCCATTCTGGGGACTGCTCGGAAAACTTCCACAGCCAAGCTACCCATCGGTGGCGGCGTGAACTTCCCCGCAACCAGTGAGGGCGTTGAAGCCTGGATTGCCTCGCACACCAGCGGATCAGTCGACGTGGCCCGATCAGGGGTATTGCTGACCCGTTACGGCACCCGTGCCGAAGAGGTGTTGGCTTTCTTGAACGACGGTGAAGACACGGTGTTTGACTCAACGGATGAGCTCAGCGACCGCGAAGTGCTCTTCATGGTTGAGAACGAACAAATTGGACACCTCATCGATGTCATGATCCGCCGCACCTCTCTGGCGTTCCGTGGTCTTGTCACCAGTGAACTACTGGCAGAGACGGCGGCAGCCCTTGCCAAGCCGCTGGGCTGGAACAAAGAGAAGGTAGCACAGGAAATTGATCATGCCATCGACGTGCTGGCGCGTTTCCACGGTGTCCAGGTAGAAAGCTTGATTGCCTAA
- a CDS encoding sugar-binding domain-containing protein: protein MPVKRTKQQDALRAAQMYYLQDQTMDAIARELRTSRSTVSRLLSTARETGLVQVQIKTPSDRAPELERVIRKRHKVEVHVVPVSDMLNEVEVLERVSMQAARTIGPLVDSNAVIGVAWGSTVSTVSRHLTRKTTHGTTIVQLNGAGNTQTSGITYASEIVRRFGTAYGAKVEQFPVPAFFDQAETKNMMWQERSVQRILDLQDRMTIAIFGVGSMDAEIPSHVYSGGYLDSTDLDALEASGVAGDVATVFFRSDGSDDGIVLNDRSSGPSLDTLRKVRRRICVVSGRKKITGLRGALAAGLATDLILDEGTARELVEQDSHATDPIFGFLNGLDGL, encoded by the coding sequence ATGCCTGTGAAGCGAACAAAACAGCAAGATGCCCTCCGCGCTGCACAAATGTACTACTTGCAGGATCAAACAATGGATGCCATTGCCCGTGAACTTCGCACCTCGCGGTCAACCGTTTCCAGGCTGCTTTCTACTGCTCGTGAAACAGGACTTGTGCAGGTCCAAATCAAGACACCCTCAGATAGGGCTCCGGAGTTGGAGCGTGTGATCCGTAAGCGCCACAAAGTGGAGGTGCATGTTGTTCCAGTATCGGACATGCTCAACGAGGTGGAGGTGCTTGAGCGTGTCAGCATGCAAGCTGCACGCACCATTGGTCCATTAGTTGACTCCAACGCTGTGATAGGTGTGGCGTGGGGATCAACCGTCAGCACTGTCAGCCGACACCTGACACGGAAAACAACCCACGGCACCACCATTGTCCAGTTGAACGGTGCAGGGAACACACAGACCTCTGGCATCACGTACGCTTCTGAGATCGTCCGCCGCTTCGGCACGGCCTACGGAGCGAAAGTTGAACAATTTCCTGTGCCTGCCTTCTTTGACCAAGCCGAGACAAAAAACATGATGTGGCAAGAACGCAGTGTCCAACGCATTCTCGACTTACAAGACCGCATGACGATCGCTATCTTTGGTGTCGGCTCCATGGACGCTGAAATTCCCAGTCATGTGTACTCCGGTGGCTACCTTGACTCCACTGACCTGGACGCCCTTGAAGCCAGTGGTGTGGCGGGCGATGTGGCGACAGTCTTCTTCCGCTCGGATGGGAGCGATGACGGCATTGTGCTCAACGATCGCTCGAGCGGACCTAGCCTTGACACCCTGCGCAAGGTCCGCCGTCGTATCTGCGTAGTCTCTGGACGCAAAAAGATCACTGGCCTGCGCGGGGCGCTCGCAGCCGGACTTGCCACTGACCTGATTTTGGATGAGGGCACAGCCCGGGAATTAGTAGAGCAAGACAGTCACGCAACGGACCCGATCTTTGGCTTCCTCAACGGACTGGACGGTCTCTGA
- a CDS encoding aldo/keto reductase: MQLSPKYELNNGVKIDVLGYGVYKVPAEECLDLVSTALDAGYRTVDTAALYGNEEGVGAAINHSIAAGTPREELFVTSKVWNTEQGYASTLAAFASSMERLGLDYLDMYLIHWPCPAQDLFIPTYKALETLYHQGRVRAIGVSNFEEPHLRQLLEAVDVVPAVNQIELHPWLTQTKLRAVHAELGIATQAWSPLSRGTILDDPVLLEIAGLHGRSVAQIVLRWHVQSGHLVIPKASSAQRIAENLAVFDFILDASEMSRINAMDKGQRAGSHPSEVN, from the coding sequence ATGCAACTCTCCCCCAAATATGAGCTCAACAACGGCGTCAAAATCGATGTCCTTGGCTATGGTGTCTACAAAGTGCCTGCCGAAGAGTGCCTGGACCTGGTCTCGACCGCGCTGGATGCCGGGTACCGGACGGTGGATACGGCCGCGCTGTATGGCAACGAGGAGGGTGTGGGGGCGGCTATCAATCACTCCATAGCGGCCGGGACTCCTCGAGAAGAACTTTTTGTCACCTCCAAAGTGTGGAACACGGAGCAAGGCTATGCCTCAACGCTTGCCGCATTTGCGTCAAGCATGGAGCGTCTGGGACTGGATTATTTGGATATGTACCTGATCCATTGGCCCTGCCCAGCCCAAGACCTGTTCATCCCCACCTACAAAGCACTTGAAACCCTGTACCACCAAGGGCGCGTGCGGGCCATTGGGGTGAGTAACTTTGAAGAACCCCACCTGCGTCAGCTCCTTGAGGCTGTGGACGTTGTTCCAGCAGTGAACCAAATTGAGCTGCATCCTTGGCTGACCCAGACTAAATTACGCGCAGTTCACGCTGAACTCGGGATTGCCACTCAGGCGTGGAGCCCACTATCCCGAGGCACCATCCTGGACGATCCTGTGCTGCTTGAGATTGCTGGACTGCACGGCCGCTCGGTTGCCCAAATTGTGTTGCGCTGGCATGTTCAATCCGGACATCTAGTGATCCCCAAAGCAAGTTCGGCGCAACGAATTGCAGAGAATTTGGCCGTCTTTGACTTTATTCTCGACGCGTCGGAGATGTCCCGGATTAATGCCATGGACAAGGGCCAACGCGCTGGCTCCCACCCGAGCGAGGTCAACTAG